The Plasmodium brasilianum strain Bolivian I chromosome 14, whole genome shotgun sequence genome contains a region encoding:
- a CDS encoding gamete antigen 27/25 gives MKIYTFLQIQFLILCAFIKCSGPWTKRIVTKKGNSTTVTYIYDPPYKYKYKNLQSDSLREEVKDLGNVEFHATLDTMYNFKYPYKGKKETHNMIDKNFYTTGSLDRFQSKYRYHFKDKLSREKCINRIKKRLNFIVIEGVLTDDAYCEEVKKVLWIEQRTDEEMSVKVDKLESEEEKDRMCLNKIVIKDLISKLEKAKALKLSEGMIECIVSTIQDFLLDLVRIPKEEVPSKNAREQSEGKVHKPNKAPSENSTTHEKN, from the coding sequence atgaaaatatatacgttTTTACAAAtccaatttttaattttatgcgCATTTATTAAGTGTTCTGGTCCCTGGACCAAAAGGATTGTTACTAAGAAGGGTAATTCAACAACAgtaacttatatatatgatcctccctataaatacaaatataagaaTTTACAGAGTGACTCACTTAGAGAAGAAGTTAAGGATCTTGGAAATGTAGAGTTTCATGCAACACTTGATACTATGTATAACTTTAAGTATCCCTATAAaggtaaaaaagaaacacaTAATATGATagacaaaaatttttatactaCAGGCAGTCTTGACAGATTTCAAAGCAAGTATAGATATCATTTTAAGGATAAATTATCCAgagaaaaatgtattaatagaataaaaaagcgtcttaattttattgtaattgAAGGTGTTTTAACGGATGATGCATATTGCGAAGAAgttaaaaaagttttatggATTGAACAAAGGACAGATGAGGAAATGTCTGTTAAGGTAGATAAGCTAGAAAGTGAGGAAGAGAAAGATCGCATGTGCcttaataaaattgtaataaaaGATCTTATAAGTAAATTAGAAAAAGCTAAAGCCTTAAAACTATCAGAAGGGATGATTGAATGCATTGTAAGTACAATTCAGGATTTCCTTCTTGATTTAGTAAGAATACCCAAAGAAGAAGTACCATCTAAAAATGCACGCGAGCAGAGTGAAGGCAAAGTGCATAAACCAAATAAAGCCCCCAGTGAAAACTCGACTACTCACGAGAAAAATTGA
- a CDS encoding gamete antigen 27/25, with protein MNIYSFLQIQFFVLYALLKCIARCENSYSYDASTQTACHKFESPYEFTYDHLAIGPISEEVKKLGDVEFDTSISILYVLLHFGTDKKMLLHKINNTDIVLLHLREFEFKYRYQFIDKVSKENCISRIKRRLDFIIKDGTLSEEYCKQAQKYFWIEQRVDEEMSLKVDKEKTYDEKSEMCKNKDEIKKFINVLEKGRGIKLSEEMIKSTVDTVEDFLLDVLRTSMIDTDFDFMNEMNAPEQYHFTTKKKKDILIYYNKSSDLYYYVINEPFSWTRQYTTTRNGWTTVHVVYEPPYEFKYKNLQNGALRKEVKDLGNVEFHATLDVLYNFKFPYRGKKKIFEMIKKNYYFLGSLLRFLSTYGYNFKDEISKENCINRMIKRVTYLIREGVLTDDAYCEEVKKVLWIEQRTDEEMSVKVDKLESEEAKDQMCHNKVEIKDLISKLEKAKALKLSEGMIECIVSTIEDFLLDVLRTSKEDVPSKNSHEKSENKQNKSTKSMNENSATDNKN; from the exons atgaatatatattcctttttacaAATCCAATTTTTTGTCCTGTACGCACTTCTTAAGTGCATTGCTAGATGCGAGAACAGTTATTCCTATGATGCTTCAACGCAAACAGCATGTCACAAATTTGAATCTCCGTATGAATTTACATATGACCATTTGGCGATTGGCCCAATTAGTGAAGAAGTTAAGAAACTTGGAGATGTAGAGTTTGATACTTCAATTTCCATTTTGTATGTTTTACTGCATTTTGGCACAGATAAGAAAATGTTAttgcataaaataaataacactGATATCGTTTTATTGCATCTTCGAGAATTTGAATTTAAGTACAGATATCAATTTATTGATAAAGTATCCAAGGAAAACTGTATTAGTAGAATAAAAAGGCGTCttgattttattataaaggATGGTACTTTATCAGAAGAATATTGCAAACAAGCTCAAAAATATTTCTGGATTGAACAAAGGGTGGATGAAGAAATGTCTCTTAAGGTAGATAAGGAAAAAACTTATGATGAGAAATCAGAaatgtgtaaaaataaagatgaaataaaaaaatttataaatgttttagAGAAAGGTAGAGGTATAAAACTATCAgaagaaatgataaaaagtACTGTAGATACAGTTGAGGACTTCCTTCTTGATGTATTAAGAACATCCATGATAGATACAGACTTTGACTTCATGAATGAGATGAATGCTCCAGAGCA atacCATTTTACaactaaaaagaaaaaagatatattaatatattacaacaaATCTAGCGATTTATATTACTATGTTATAAATGAAccatttt CCTGGACCAGACAGTATACTACTACTCGTAATGGATGGACAACAGTACATGTGGTATATGAACCTCCTTACGAATTCAAATATAAGAATTTACAGAATGGCGCACTTAGAAAGGAAGTTAAGGATCTTGGAAATGTAGAGTTTCATGCAACACTTGATGTTTTGTATAACTTTAAGTTTCCTTATagaggtaaaaaaaaaatatttgaaatgataaaaaaaaattattactttttaggTAGTCTTCTAAGATTTTTAAGCACGTATGGATATAATTTTAAGGATGAAATATCCAAGGAAAATTGTATTAATAGAATGATAAAGCGTgttacatatttaataaggGAAGGTGTTTTAACGGATGATGCATATTGCGAAGAAgttaaaaaagttttatggATTGAACAAAGGACAGATGAGGAAATGTCTGTTAAGGTAGATAAGCTAGAAAGTGAGGAAGCGAAAGATCAAATGTGTCATAATAAAGTTGAAATTAAAGATCTTATAAGTAAATTAGAAAAAGCTAAAGCCTTAAAACTATCAGAAGGGATGATTGAATGCATTGTAAGTACAATTGAGGATTTCCTCCTTGATGTATTAAGAACATCCAAAGAAGATGTACCATCTAAAAACTCACACGAAAAGAGtgaaaacaaacaaaataaatcaacTAAATCGATGAATGAAAACTCGGCTactgataataaaaattga
- a CDS encoding gamete antigen 27/25: MNIYTFLQIQIFIRFVLIKGGSVPWTKQYITWRNGIATVHVEYHPPYEYKYKNIESCPVSVEVKKLGNVEFHATLDALYNLKYLRISKEELFDMIQKGAYIPGSLSRFQQKYEYSFKDEISKKHCISRIKKRLNFIVIEGILSDDEYCEEVKKVLWIEQRVDEEISVILDKLESKEEKDRMCRNEVEIKDLISKLEKAKALKLSEGMIENTLSTIEDFLLDIVRTYKGELPSKDAYEKKEGKHNKPNEHPKENATTHKKI, translated from the coding sequence atgaatatatacacgtTTCTACAAATCCAAATTTTCATAAGATTTGTACTTATAAAGGGCGGTTCTGTACCCTGGACCAAACAGTATATTACTTGGCGTAATGGAATAGCAACAGTGCATGTGGAGTATCATCCACCCTatgaatacaaatataaaaacatagaGAGTTGCCCAGTTAGCGTAGAAGTTAAGAAACTTGGAAACGTGGAGTTTCATGCAACACTTGATGCTTTGTATAACTTAAAGTATCTTCGTATATCTAAAGAAGAATTATTTGATATGATACAGAAGGGAGCTTACATTCCAGGTAGCCTTTCAAGATTTCAACAGAAGTATGAATATAGTTTCAAGGATGAAATATCTAAAAAACACTGTATTAGTAGAATAAAAAAGCgtcttaattttattgtaattgAAGGCATTTTATCAGATGATGAATATTGCGAAGAAgttaaaaaagttttatggATTGAACAAAGGGTAGATGAGGAAATATCTGTTATCTTAGATAAGCTAGAAAGTAAAGAAGAGAAAGATCGCATGTGTCGTAATGAAGTTGAAATTAAAGACCTTATAAGTAAATTAGAAAAAGCTAAAGCCTTAAAACTATCAGAAGGGATGATTGAAAACACTCTAAGTACTATTGAGGACTTCCTTCTTGATATAGTAAGAACGTACAAAGGAGAATTACCATCTAAAGATGCCTACGAAAAGAAAGAAGGCAAACATAATAAGCCAAATGAACACCCCAAAGAAAACGCAACTACTCATAAGAAAATTTGA